The following coding sequences lie in one Alicyclobacillus curvatus genomic window:
- the dgt gene encoding dNTP triphosphohydrolase codes for MSECIEVKDLITDGLVIARVSDPEHVKRKNSDSFKENKSDTRDDFERDYARVLHSASFRRLQGKMQLLGTQVSDFYRTRLTHSLEVSQIGSEIASKITVSGERNVVSKSLVMMACLAHDIGNPPFGHFGEKALNVIMKDMGGFEGNAQTLRVLSSLEKKSKAFDGLNLTLAAKMSVVKYNVQPPEGDTILKGKFLYHDQYDELQESMLPAQTIECQIMELADDIAYACHDLEDGLKSGIIHLEDIESHLSGCQGGEKLLETFNGKVTSAATLSGVRSGDMFYKALTSVLINTFIQDIEVCPLTDKERKKKGTLRTKALGLRTQSSFLDGLKSGVLSTLIGKPAVAEYEIQGASVIKSLYDMLTDKTYNYRDRFFPEEYRYFISNDIYPLERVAVDYIAGMTDAFALRLYAQHFGKDVPKYQDNCWTAPLP; via the coding sequence GTGAGTGAGTGCATTGAAGTGAAGGATCTTATAACCGATGGTCTTGTGATTGCCAGAGTAAGCGATCCAGAACACGTAAAGAGGAAGAATTCAGACTCCTTTAAGGAAAATAAGTCTGACACTCGCGATGATTTCGAAAGAGATTACGCCCGCGTTTTGCATTCCGCATCTTTCAGACGGTTACAGGGTAAGATGCAGCTTCTAGGGACGCAAGTAAGTGACTTTTATCGGACTAGACTAACGCACTCATTAGAGGTAAGCCAGATAGGATCAGAAATTGCGTCTAAAATAACGGTGTCCGGTGAAAGAAATGTTGTCAGCAAGAGTCTTGTGATGATGGCCTGCCTCGCTCACGACATCGGCAATCCGCCCTTTGGGCACTTTGGGGAGAAAGCGCTAAATGTAATAATGAAAGACATGGGGGGGTTTGAAGGGAATGCACAGACCCTTAGAGTACTGAGCTCCCTGGAGAAGAAAAGTAAGGCGTTTGACGGACTGAACCTGACTCTAGCTGCAAAGATGTCCGTAGTTAAATATAATGTCCAACCTCCCGAAGGAGACACTATCCTCAAGGGAAAATTTCTGTACCACGACCAGTATGACGAGTTGCAAGAGAGCATGTTACCTGCGCAGACTATCGAATGCCAAATTATGGAGCTTGCAGACGATATCGCGTACGCATGTCATGACCTAGAGGATGGTCTCAAGTCCGGCATTATTCATTTGGAGGATATAGAGTCCCACCTGTCTGGATGTCAAGGCGGAGAAAAATTACTAGAGACGTTTAACGGCAAAGTCACCTCAGCGGCAACTCTCTCTGGAGTCCGTTCCGGAGATATGTTCTATAAGGCTCTAACCTCAGTACTGATAAACACTTTTATTCAAGACATTGAGGTATGTCCTCTTACTGACAAGGAGCGAAAAAAGAAGGGGACTCTCCGAACGAAGGCTTTAGGGCTTAGAACACAATCTTCTTTCCTTGATGGCCTCAAGTCCGGCGTTCTATCGACTCTAATTGGCAAACCAGCGGTTGCAGAATACGAAATCCAGGGTGCATCTGTAATCAAGTCTCTCTACGATATGTTGACAGATAAAACGTACAATTATCGCGATAGGTTTTTTCCAGAGGAGTATCGATATTTTATCAGTAATGACATCTACCCACTGGAGAGAGTGGCCGTGGACTATATAGCGGGAATGACAGACGCTTTCGCTTTAAGGCTATATGCCCAACACTTTGGCAAAGACGTTCCGAAGTATCAGGATAACTGTTGGACTGCTCCATTGCCATAA
- a CDS encoding alpha/beta fold hydrolase: MSELSYENVSVRYEYFPCPQPNAGNIVFLHSLGLSMDEYNALLPYFLPTFNVLRYDMLGHGPSAQAPVPITIDKLADQLAYMTRRFFKGAFYVVAGPGMGYVAARFCRLYNPSVSGLVTISPQPFYLSLEEKQQIMRQAETTMTNGFHAFKQFLLSHFTIKQDSLSISHLATQLDWALEDVHLGLIHCWVDEDFGRDVLHVNLPILVLSGAQDTLFPSSLYGMTATYMKAEFLMIPAAAHLVAFDNPEASADAVVGFIAANESRSPKKSGFVVKKEQLAKALHRGLEQAKQASTQTPKPTMFVHLLHTFRIQLGDVDVTKGWNLRKVKSLFLYLLFHGGTVTRDEVIDVFWPHLPMPSARNQLRMNLHFLKSLLNQGEVEFIHTDREHIFLQKNIHCDATDYIRRLRDSYDQMLRGELELRVAREVLELSPKRLLTHAYDEWYLQFRDEIEDQFCALCQWASDHLQTSHRGNEAVKYDQLIHDLRD; this comes from the coding sequence ATGAGCGAGCTTTCGTACGAAAACGTGTCTGTCCGGTACGAGTACTTCCCGTGCCCACAACCGAATGCAGGCAATATTGTCTTCCTCCACAGCCTTGGACTGTCTATGGACGAGTACAATGCATTGCTCCCTTACTTTCTTCCCACATTCAATGTGCTCCGCTATGATATGTTAGGGCATGGGCCATCCGCACAGGCTCCCGTGCCCATTACAATCGACAAACTGGCAGACCAACTTGCCTACATGACGCGCCGATTTTTCAAAGGGGCATTTTATGTGGTCGCAGGTCCTGGGATGGGCTATGTGGCGGCTCGATTTTGCCGCTTGTACAATCCCTCAGTTTCCGGGTTGGTGACCATCTCTCCGCAACCTTTCTACCTGTCTCTTGAGGAAAAGCAACAAATTATGCGGCAGGCCGAGACCACGATGACAAACGGCTTTCATGCCTTTAAGCAATTTCTGCTGTCCCATTTCACCATCAAGCAGGATTCACTTTCGATATCACATTTAGCTACGCAGCTTGACTGGGCACTTGAAGACGTACACCTCGGGCTCATCCATTGCTGGGTGGACGAGGACTTCGGCCGTGACGTTCTCCATGTCAATCTGCCGATACTCGTACTTTCTGGCGCTCAGGATACCCTATTTCCTTCCTCCCTGTACGGCATGACGGCCACCTATATGAAGGCCGAATTCCTCATGATTCCGGCTGCGGCACACTTGGTAGCCTTTGATAATCCGGAAGCGTCAGCAGACGCGGTGGTGGGCTTTATTGCTGCGAATGAGTCCAGAAGTCCTAAGAAAAGTGGATTCGTCGTGAAAAAGGAGCAACTCGCAAAAGCGCTGCACCGAGGATTGGAGCAGGCCAAACAGGCGTCCACACAGACGCCTAAACCGACGATGTTCGTTCACTTGCTGCACACGTTTCGAATTCAACTGGGTGATGTGGATGTCACGAAGGGTTGGAACTTGCGTAAGGTGAAGAGTTTGTTTTTATATTTGCTTTTTCACGGCGGGACCGTCACACGCGACGAAGTCATCGACGTATTCTGGCCACATCTCCCTATGCCGAGTGCGCGCAACCAATTGAGGATGAACCTCCATTTTTTAAAATCTCTACTGAATCAAGGGGAAGTTGAGTTTATTCATACGGACAGGGAGCATATCTTCTTGCAGAAGAACATTCACTGCGACGCCACAGATTATATCCGTCGGCTCAGAGATTCCTATGACCAAATGCTCCGCGGTGAGTTGGAACTCCGAGTTGCCAGGGAAGTTCTGGAACTATCCCCCAAAAGACTGCTTACACATGCATACGACGAATGGTACCTTCAGTTCCGTGACGAAATAGAAGACCAATTTTGCGCTCTGTGCCAATGGGCCAGTGACCACCTACAAACATCGCATCGAGGCAATGAAGCGGTAAAATACGATCAGCTGATCCATGACTTGCGCGATTAG
- a CDS encoding putative Ig domain-containing protein — MGNTKTRTRSGHMTRLLLSSLVAFGTVLSLFARFPNYVAAAAVESGTWKDITYDLPYKASGIAMDSHGDLFVTANGNQVEELPSGATSWKNLNDGHSFVSAAGIAVDAAGDLFVVDPGSPGVNYVQKLPAGTSTWQSLTYGYSFNQPDGIAVDSTTGNVYVSSWANIVYELPGSTTSWQNITNSFKFANPVGVAVDSRDNVYVVDYTGNGNPNTVDELPSGGGSWLNITHGGAFKLGNGIATGSTGDVFVTNYYNNTYNAVQELPHGTMAWQNIPLNGFAGKFAGAAGIAVDSSGDLFVANSTAGLTDRVDEYIPFPPAPANVSSGSTTYDSTTLMWNAVSGAKTYNVYEDGGSTPLTTGLTGTSTTVRGLTPGTSYTFTVTAVTLGGESVQSSPTTVSTSAVGSVAWSGTTDVRSGASETVTGVVYDVYHAPVANAIVDFSGTIGTWSAASVTTGNNGAFSIGWTAPVVKTTTTGTVTATVYGTVYGKVSNVTPTSLAMTIAPPPSVTTTTLTSALQGIHYTQTINATGGFAPYTWSLTSGSLPSGMTLNANTGAISGTPLVSGTSTFTAQVEDADGNTATQSLSITVGTLRHGGGSSGSGSKTSTTGNASLAITTSPVLHPGQPGQMFSQTITATGGTGSYTWKVVTGTLPAGLVLDEKSGVISGTTKSTTPEVLTVQATDAHGSTQTKQVVVDVVPKGAREVVWQTPDLHAENVPSVVHNDAANPTTYMPIWYVMQILHSYGVESTWDGHDWHLIKTGQAPESNPQPGVGTMHMYLNGQLVQNVSGLYEKDPSSRKLTTFMPIWYVMQILQKASVTNTWDGTTWNIGLQGSTGQTK; from the coding sequence ATGGGCAACACAAAAACGAGGACCCGTTCTGGTCACATGACTCGTCTTTTATTGTCATCGCTGGTGGCCTTCGGAACCGTGCTATCGCTGTTTGCACGGTTCCCGAACTATGTGGCGGCTGCCGCTGTTGAATCGGGCACGTGGAAGGATATCACATACGATTTGCCCTATAAGGCTAGTGGTATCGCAATGGACAGTCACGGCGACTTGTTTGTCACAGCCAATGGGAACCAGGTTGAAGAACTACCAAGTGGGGCGACGAGTTGGAAGAATTTAAATGATGGCCATTCGTTCGTCAGTGCAGCTGGTATAGCGGTGGACGCTGCCGGAGACTTATTTGTCGTTGACCCAGGAAGCCCGGGTGTTAACTATGTGCAGAAACTTCCAGCCGGTACAAGCACCTGGCAGAGTCTTACGTATGGATACAGCTTCAATCAGCCGGATGGCATTGCAGTGGACAGCACAACAGGAAACGTGTATGTGTCCAGTTGGGCTAACATTGTGTATGAGCTTCCTGGCAGCACCACTTCATGGCAGAACATCACGAACAGCTTTAAGTTCGCCAACCCTGTCGGCGTCGCAGTCGATAGCAGGGACAATGTATATGTCGTCGACTACACGGGGAATGGCAACCCCAATACTGTCGATGAACTTCCCAGCGGGGGCGGCTCCTGGTTGAACATCACACATGGTGGGGCATTCAAACTGGGGAACGGTATTGCGACGGGTAGCACCGGCGACGTCTTTGTGACGAACTATTACAACAACACGTACAACGCTGTACAGGAACTCCCTCACGGGACCATGGCATGGCAGAACATCCCGCTGAACGGATTTGCTGGTAAGTTCGCTGGTGCGGCCGGTATCGCCGTGGATAGCAGCGGAGATTTATTTGTGGCAAATTCTACCGCTGGCCTCACAGATAGGGTGGATGAATACATACCGTTTCCGCCTGCGCCGGCAAATGTGTCGTCCGGCAGCACCACTTACGACTCGACGACATTGATGTGGAATGCTGTGTCTGGAGCCAAAACCTACAACGTATATGAAGACGGGGGCAGCACGCCTCTTACTACTGGACTGACCGGAACGAGTACCACGGTGCGCGGTCTGACGCCGGGGACGTCGTATACATTCACGGTGACTGCGGTGACTTTAGGGGGTGAATCGGTCCAGAGCAGCCCAACTACCGTTTCCACGTCGGCCGTCGGGAGCGTTGCGTGGTCGGGCACCACCGATGTGCGAAGCGGTGCTTCCGAAACGGTCACGGGCGTGGTGTATGACGTGTACCACGCGCCAGTGGCAAACGCCATCGTCGACTTTTCTGGCACCATTGGCACCTGGAGCGCCGCCTCGGTGACGACTGGCAACAATGGGGCGTTCAGCATTGGTTGGACGGCCCCTGTGGTCAAGACGACCACAACGGGTACCGTGACGGCGACAGTGTATGGCACGGTCTACGGAAAGGTCAGCAATGTAACGCCGACGTCATTGGCTATGACCATCGCACCACCGCCAAGTGTTACTACAACGACCTTGACCAGCGCACTGCAAGGCATTCACTATACGCAAACAATCAACGCGACGGGCGGCTTTGCACCCTACACGTGGAGTCTAACCTCGGGATCGCTGCCGTCGGGGATGACTCTTAACGCGAACACGGGCGCAATTTCTGGCACCCCACTGGTGTCGGGGACAAGCACCTTCACGGCGCAGGTGGAGGATGCGGACGGAAATACAGCGACGCAAAGTCTATCTATCACAGTGGGTACATTGCGACACGGCGGCGGATCGAGCGGATCGGGCAGCAAAACGTCGACCACGGGTAACGCCTCACTGGCCATCACGACTTCGCCTGTTCTTCACCCTGGACAGCCTGGACAGATGTTTTCGCAAACGATAACGGCGACGGGAGGGACGGGGTCATACACGTGGAAAGTTGTCACGGGCACGTTGCCGGCAGGCCTTGTCTTGGATGAGAAGTCGGGCGTCATCAGCGGAACGACGAAATCGACGACACCTGAGGTGCTGACGGTGCAGGCGACAGACGCGCATGGCTCGACGCAAACCAAGCAGGTGGTAGTCGATGTGGTGCCGAAGGGCGCGCGGGAAGTTGTGTGGCAGACGCCAGATTTGCACGCTGAAAATGTGCCTTCGGTGGTACACAACGATGCGGCAAACCCGACGACCTACATGCCAATCTGGTACGTGATGCAGATCTTACATTCCTATGGAGTGGAAAGCACATGGGACGGTCATGACTGGCATCTGATAAAGACAGGACAGGCGCCTGAGAGTAACCCGCAGCCAGGCGTCGGGACGATGCACATGTACCTGAACGGGCAGTTGGTGCAGAATGTATCCGGCTTATACGAGAAGGACCCGAGTTCGAGGAAGCTGACAACATTTATGCCGATATGGTACGTAATGCAGATTTTGCAGAAGGCGTCTGTGACGAACACGTGGGATGGGACGACATGGAACATTGGATTGCAGGGCAGCACTGGCCAGACCAAGTGA
- a CDS encoding MFS transporter, with the protein MGTWLKSWPRGVIILLSNSFLMSVGFYALIPNLSVYLTHSLNWSPLLAGVLLMVRQFSQQGLMMLTGMVADRVGYRATLTSGFLLRGFGFMMFAFGNSPWWIFLSAIVAGIGGSLFEPTGDAALTTLTDAESRSRTYAVKKVSDNLGIVSSALVGALLVSVNFHLLCIFSGAVFVAAGVITYLRLPAIQVQVKPIAWTEMWKTVTRDKPFVHFVAVMIGYFFLYMQLYLAIPTRVVEITHRPASVSIIFLVLSILIIVFQVPMNMWVTRFPLVQTIQAGFLLMGTGLLVLGYAPTMFGFVCGIILFAFGMMAIEPASFDLTSRLSNPEMTATYFGFYYLAMAIGGGVSQGTGGLLLQVGQSVHHPALIWWMTALVALASVIGARPLQKSVKSRHQQAVTVAKQ; encoded by the coding sequence TTGGGGACCTGGCTAAAATCGTGGCCCAGAGGAGTCATCATTCTCCTATCCAACTCTTTTTTGATGTCTGTTGGGTTTTATGCACTGATTCCGAATCTATCCGTGTACTTAACCCATTCATTGAATTGGTCCCCGCTGCTCGCTGGTGTGCTCTTGATGGTACGCCAGTTCAGTCAACAGGGTCTGATGATGCTGACTGGCATGGTGGCAGACAGAGTTGGGTACCGGGCCACGTTGACGTCAGGTTTTCTGTTACGCGGGTTTGGGTTCATGATGTTTGCTTTTGGAAATAGCCCGTGGTGGATTTTCCTTTCCGCGATTGTTGCGGGGATTGGCGGCAGCCTGTTTGAGCCGACAGGAGACGCGGCGCTCACGACGTTGACAGATGCGGAGTCGAGATCCCGTACGTATGCTGTCAAAAAAGTGAGCGATAACCTCGGAATTGTGTCGTCAGCACTGGTCGGGGCGCTGCTCGTTTCAGTGAATTTTCATCTGCTGTGTATTTTTTCCGGAGCGGTCTTCGTGGCAGCCGGTGTAATCACGTATCTACGCTTGCCCGCCATTCAAGTTCAGGTGAAGCCGATTGCCTGGACGGAAATGTGGAAGACCGTCACTCGTGACAAGCCGTTTGTCCATTTTGTGGCCGTGATGATTGGCTACTTCTTTCTCTATATGCAACTGTACCTGGCCATTCCAACGCGCGTTGTCGAGATTACACACCGTCCTGCATCCGTGTCCATCATCTTTCTTGTCTTGTCCATCCTTATCATTGTCTTTCAGGTGCCAATGAATATGTGGGTTACGAGGTTTCCGCTAGTGCAGACCATTCAGGCCGGCTTTCTGCTCATGGGGACAGGCTTGCTCGTGCTTGGCTACGCGCCAACCATGTTTGGTTTCGTCTGCGGCATTATTCTTTTTGCCTTTGGCATGATGGCCATTGAGCCTGCCAGCTTTGACTTGACGTCGCGTCTATCCAACCCCGAGATGACAGCCACATACTTCGGTTTCTACTACTTGGCCATGGCCATCGGCGGCGGAGTCAGTCAGGGTACGGGTGGATTGCTGTTGCAAGTTGGTCAGTCTGTGCATCACCCAGCATTGATTTGGTGGATGACCGCTCTTGTCGCCCTTGCGTCGGTCATCGGCGCACGACCCCTGCAGAAATCTGTGAAAAGCCGGCATCAGCAGGCGGTTACAGTGGCGAAGCAATGA
- a CDS encoding S9 family peptidase, with protein sequence MAKVSYESLYDLHFCGEPVLSPMGHEFLYVHTVMDKKANGYRSVIRRFDFSTRQDSPFTYGGACPGKAVQDKNPAYSRDGKAVAFVSNRSGKAQVYLIAETGGEAKQLTEFPEGVKSYAFSPDGEQIVVATRSKTPGPVEADKSPTADVLVITHLRYHGNGEGFYEDKPVHLWLLTVATGEVRQLTFGPYNETDPTFAPDGKSIAFVSWRSDFEQEVTPSLYQLELATGEMTQIYEGKGMTSVPVYSPDGRSIAFFGHQQGERSGVNSAVWVVSPTGKDLKCLSEGLDRPVDNHVGTDARYETGKAAPVWSGDSRTIFFTATSEGNAEVYSVSIDGHLRCETASSFARANTSASTNATVRDSARETTSEKHVVTSFHVLDGTPLVVAEESPICPAELFLYRNGNKEQLTHHNAAFLDGHEIATPEPFNVSARDGLHVPGWILRPADFVEGRKYPLVLEIHGGPHSSYGNTFNHEFQLLAAHEYVVLYMNPRGSHGYGAEFVQGCVGDWGGGDYNDLMDAVDKAVKLPYIDADKLLVTGGSYGGYMTNWIVGHTNRFKAAVTQRCISNLHSMFGTSDIGFWFNKAELGGADLWDAEEFIMARSPIRYAKNITTPTKVIHSEEDYRCPMEQAQQWFTALKRLNVDTEFVRFAGENHDLSRNGKPLNRISRLTHILEWFEKYVR encoded by the coding sequence ATGGCGAAAGTTTCGTATGAATCATTGTATGACCTGCATTTTTGCGGTGAGCCAGTGCTGTCGCCGATGGGGCACGAATTTCTCTACGTCCATACAGTGATGGACAAAAAGGCGAACGGATACCGATCCGTCATCCGTCGCTTCGACTTTTCAACCCGGCAGGACTCCCCGTTTACGTATGGCGGAGCATGTCCCGGAAAGGCCGTTCAAGACAAAAACCCGGCCTATTCACGGGACGGGAAAGCCGTCGCATTTGTGTCCAACCGCAGCGGGAAAGCTCAGGTCTACCTCATCGCAGAGACCGGCGGTGAAGCGAAACAGTTGACAGAGTTTCCGGAAGGCGTGAAGTCCTATGCCTTCAGTCCCGATGGAGAACAAATCGTCGTCGCAACGAGGAGTAAAACGCCAGGCCCCGTTGAGGCGGACAAGTCGCCGACGGCAGATGTGTTGGTCATCACGCATCTGCGCTACCACGGGAACGGCGAGGGATTCTATGAAGACAAGCCTGTTCACCTTTGGCTTCTGACCGTGGCAACAGGAGAGGTTCGGCAGCTGACATTTGGTCCCTATAACGAGACGGACCCCACTTTTGCACCAGACGGAAAATCCATTGCGTTTGTCTCCTGGCGATCCGATTTCGAACAAGAAGTCACCCCCTCCCTTTATCAGCTCGAGCTTGCCACGGGTGAGATGACTCAGATTTACGAAGGAAAGGGCATGACGTCCGTGCCGGTGTATTCACCGGACGGGCGCTCTATTGCCTTCTTCGGACATCAACAAGGGGAGCGCAGCGGAGTAAACAGCGCCGTATGGGTCGTATCGCCAACAGGGAAAGACCTAAAATGCCTGTCTGAGGGCCTTGATAGGCCCGTTGACAATCACGTTGGTACAGACGCCCGCTATGAAACCGGCAAAGCAGCACCGGTGTGGTCCGGTGACAGCAGGACGATATTCTTTACCGCCACCTCGGAGGGAAATGCGGAGGTCTACAGCGTATCTATTGACGGCCATCTTCGCTGCGAGACCGCAAGTAGCTTTGCCCGCGCGAACACCAGTGCAAGCACCAACGCGACTGTTCGTGATTCGGCGCGTGAGACCACCAGCGAGAAGCACGTTGTGACCTCGTTTCACGTTTTAGATGGCACACCGCTCGTTGTCGCAGAGGAGTCTCCCATCTGTCCCGCAGAACTATTTCTGTATCGAAACGGCAACAAAGAACAACTCACGCATCACAATGCAGCGTTTCTCGATGGGCACGAGATTGCGACCCCCGAACCCTTCAACGTTTCAGCACGGGATGGACTCCATGTTCCCGGTTGGATTCTGCGACCTGCAGACTTCGTGGAAGGACGGAAATATCCGCTTGTTCTCGAAATCCACGGTGGGCCGCATTCTTCCTACGGCAATACATTTAACCATGAGTTCCAGCTCCTTGCGGCGCATGAGTATGTCGTTTTGTACATGAATCCAAGAGGCAGTCATGGTTACGGAGCGGAATTTGTGCAGGGATGCGTCGGGGACTGGGGCGGTGGAGACTACAATGACCTCATGGATGCCGTCGACAAGGCCGTGAAATTACCGTACATTGATGCGGACAAGCTCCTCGTAACCGGGGGCAGCTACGGCGGATACATGACAAACTGGATTGTCGGTCACACGAACCGTTTCAAAGCAGCCGTCACGCAGCGCTGTATTTCAAATCTCCACAGCATGTTCGGGACCAGTGATATTGGATTTTGGTTTAACAAGGCGGAGCTTGGTGGTGCAGATTTGTGGGATGCCGAGGAGTTCATCATGGCCCGTTCACCCATCCGCTACGCCAAAAACATTACAACACCCACAAAAGTCATTCACAGCGAGGAAGACTACCGCTGCCCAATGGAACAAGCACAGCAGTGGTTCACTGCACTGAAGCGCCTCAATGTAGACACTGAGTTTGTCCGGTTTGCTGGGGAAAATCATGATTTATCCAGAAACGGCAAGCCGTTAAACCGCATTTCTCGGTTGACACACATCCTGGAATGGTTCGAAAAATACGTGAGGTGA
- a CDS encoding MFS transporter, producing the protein MNRWAHLIGYALLICVTQVLWVTFSPITTGAATAMHAGVGAVGDLTALFPIVYIVVAVPAGIWLDRHFTSALAIGALLTGFAGIARILLPVSYGWQFVMQMLLAIGQPFVINAVASFARHYFPERRRPIAISISSVALFIGVIVAMIVSPILMHHGGLYTVELGEGIPAVVIMLWVTMGLLGPLRSQPFAATATATAEVAAEVAAEVAVVAGAVAAEVAVVAGAAAASPAPSQGAGTRTDTIPSRVPVWTSLRIVFASRFVWMLSGLLAVGLGVFDALNTWLQPIFAEYGMGNSSGNLLALMLVAGIIGAGVLPSYAAKHGRRKVLMVIAVGLTTWMFVAIMLWQSVIWIGAWMVLTGFFLLAGFPIIMEWTEHHVQPELQGIAVGFIMLTSHLGGIVLIFVIQFALKPPALALLVLTLASALGLWLTLRLPGSGSAKSTEHTGTSL; encoded by the coding sequence ATGAACCGCTGGGCTCACCTCATTGGCTATGCCCTGCTCATCTGCGTTACGCAGGTGCTGTGGGTCACGTTCTCGCCCATCACGACGGGCGCTGCTACGGCCATGCACGCAGGGGTTGGAGCGGTCGGTGACCTGACCGCCCTCTTTCCGATTGTGTACATCGTGGTTGCTGTACCTGCTGGCATTTGGCTCGACCGGCATTTCACGTCGGCTCTAGCAATCGGCGCCTTACTCACCGGATTTGCCGGCATCGCCCGCATCTTACTGCCCGTGTCGTACGGATGGCAGTTTGTCATGCAGATGCTGCTCGCTATCGGGCAGCCGTTCGTGATTAACGCGGTTGCCTCGTTCGCGCGCCACTACTTTCCGGAGCGCAGACGACCCATCGCCATCTCGATTTCCAGCGTTGCCCTCTTCATCGGCGTTATCGTGGCGATGATTGTCAGCCCAATTCTGATGCATCACGGCGGGCTCTACACAGTAGAACTTGGCGAAGGCATACCTGCAGTCGTCATCATGTTGTGGGTGACGATGGGCCTCTTGGGGCCACTCCGGTCGCAGCCATTTGCAGCCACAGCCACAGCCACGGCCGAAGTCGCAGCCGAAGTCGCAGCCGAAGTCGCAGTCGTCGCAGGTGCAGTCGCAGCCGAAGTCGCAGTCGTCGCAGGTGCAGCCGCAGCCTCCCCCGCCCCAAGTCAAGGTGCTGGCACACGCACTGATACAATACCCTCCAGGGTGCCCGTCTGGACGAGCCTTCGGATTGTGTTTGCAAGTCGCTTTGTCTGGATGCTCAGTGGCCTACTCGCCGTCGGGCTCGGGGTTTTCGACGCGCTTAACACCTGGTTGCAACCTATCTTCGCCGAGTACGGTATGGGGAACTCCAGCGGCAACCTGTTGGCGCTGATGCTGGTGGCGGGCATCATCGGAGCAGGTGTCCTTCCCTCTTACGCTGCGAAACATGGCCGCCGCAAGGTCCTGATGGTCATCGCCGTTGGACTGACGACGTGGATGTTTGTCGCCATCATGTTGTGGCAATCCGTCATCTGGATTGGTGCGTGGATGGTCCTCACTGGGTTCTTCCTACTCGCCGGATTTCCCATCATCATGGAGTGGACGGAACACCACGTCCAGCCAGAGCTACAGGGTATTGCAGTCGGGTTTATCATGCTCACGAGTCACTTAGGCGGCATCGTGCTGATTTTCGTCATTCAGTTTGCTCTGAAGCCACCAGCCCTCGCTCTCCTCGTCTTGACCCTGGCGAGCGCACTCGGGTTGTGGTTGACACTGCGGTTGCCGGGCAGCGGATCGGCAAAAAGCACAGAACACACAGGCACGTCGCTGTAA